The Bactrocera dorsalis isolate Fly_Bdor chromosome 3, ASM2337382v1, whole genome shotgun sequence genomic interval GAAAGCGATGACGGTATgtaattttgtgtaaattacACGTGAACAATCAAATttcgaaatacatatatatgtctatgtgtttttattaatttagccCCAGTTATCATCGATACTGGTATGCGAAATATAGCTGCTGAGTGGAATCAAGACGGTTCTGTGCTTTCTGTTTGTGGAATTCTTATAGATTTCAATACTTCGAAAGAATCGAATCAAGTAAATTTTTACTCCCCATTCGGACATTTGATACGCACTTTAAAGGTTCCAGGGAATGAGATCTCTTCACTTTCATGGGAAGGAAAATCGCTACGCATTGCAATGGCTGTCGATTCATtcatatattttgcaaatatacGTCCAGATTATATGTggtgttattttgaaaaaacggttgtttttcttaataaaagCAATACCAATCAAACGCGAAATTCAATGACCAATGTTATCACTTTCTGGAATACAGTTTCTAATCAGGTGTTGTATACATAACAAGTCAATATGTATTAAATGTATAGTATAGTGCAAAatagtatattataaatattttcagagtTTCCTAAAGGAAGTCGAGCCAGCATTGGGGATGGCTGCTTGCAACGAGCATTGTGTTTTAGCTGTAGAATGCTTAAATAGTAATATGAAGGAAAACATTGTAACTGTTTCAACAAATCCAATTCAGAGTGACGATAAATGCTATCAGTTAATGTTGTGCAACTCTATTGGTACTACTGTGGACTGTAAGTACAAAACTGAACGGTAAAATTCCAAACACAACATTATCTTGAGGCTATACAAATAAGTGATCCAATTCTAGTTACAAGTAGAGTAGACCAACGTTTTATGAAATGATATTTcggcataaaaaaaaaatattttaaacaaatttattactgaATCTACTTTCAAAAGATCTTATTAAGACCAAATTACTGTGCAtggaaagttttgatttttcaaaGACTATCGAGGAACTATTTTGTGATACTAGCCAACAATACACATATACTACTAGTCTAGACAAAGATAGACCTATAAAATCTCAAATATCTCATCTCTGTACATAGCAAGAGTTATGGTTACATGCAACAGCATCTTTTAAAATCCAATGTCTAATTTAAATACTATAAGGAATGTGCTATTCTAATacttcaaaatataataatcattaataatgctgttatgtacatatgtcactaATGTGATGGCATAACGCGCTACAAATTAAGTGTTTGCAATCTTAAAAACTTCTGGtttgagttttttaaaaatCCAACGAAGTACAATCTATTCAAATATAAGCGGTGTCAAAGGCAACTCTGACGGAAAACACTATTTGTTCGtttctgcaaatatttgcttatagCATTCtgctaataattttaatataatataccgAAAGTGGTTTTGAGACCATATTAATGGTAAAAGAGTTTACaagtttttagttaaaaattgtGTCGATTTTTGAAGAGAGTCTACACTTAAGTGACGTTTGACGACCAATATAGAAACGAACAAGATAGTAGTTCAGTCAGATCTAATTCCAAAATGTACCACAAAACTAAGGTTATTTATTTCGGTCTCATTTTGGCAGCAAAATACACTGATatgaaaccaaattttattgccattaacTTTGGACATGTAACAATATCCTCTTTTGATGAAGTACTCATTTGGCACTACAACACTCCCAAAGTAAGGTCCAACTATATAATTTCGAAAGCGTatgtagattttttttattgatttatatcTGTAGAGTGCAGCGAATTTGCATGGAGCGAAGGGGCGTAAAGAGAATCGATTTCATATAGACGACACGCCAACTGGTGTCGAAATGGCCAAAGACTTAGTAATTGCTACAGGCGGCGCAAGTTATGATAAAAAGGCTTACAAGCAACACGTTAACATAGACCCCATATGCGCACTCGCCATGTCCGAAAAGATATTGTTGGTGGCACGTTCCTCGGGGACTATAAATGAGTACAGTGTGCCGAACGTAGCGCTTCGAAATCGTCATAAGATTAATACAAAGCCTTATAAATTGTCAATTAATTGCAATTCCAGGTATGTAAAATTGTTCtcagtaattaattttaatgaatgtAATAAAATGTAGTAAAATCCCTTTTCAAGTCGTGCAGCCGTTATAGATGATGTTGGTGTTATGACGTTGCTTGATTTGGAGGATGATCGTCAATCACAGTTGAATTTCAGTCGAGTTGAACGCAAGGATGTTTGGGCCGTTTGCTGGGCCAAGGATAATCCTTTATTACTCGCATTAATGGAAAAGACGCGCATGTATGTGTTTCGTGGCAATGATCCCGAAGAACCTATTTCTTGTTCCGGTTATATATGTGCTTTTGAAGATTTGGAGATTACTAGTGTTCTACTAGATGACATAATTAGTGGTGATGAGACTCAAAATTCCGTTAATCATATTATACAGTTGCGAGTTAAGTCGTTGCGTGACACTGATGATTTATTGCATCATGTGGGCTTAGAAGACGCGAAGCAGTTCATTGAAGATAATCCACATCCGCGCTTATGGCGCTTGTTGGCTGAGGCAGCTTTAAAGAAACTCGAATTAGGCATTGCCGAAAATGCATTTGTGCGTAGTGCTAATTATCAGggaattcaattaattaaacgTATGCAAAACATATCAGCGCCCATGTTACAAAAAGCCGAAGTAGCCGCTTTTTATGGCGAGTACGAGGAAGCAGAGAAATTATACATGGATGCTGATAGAAGGTAAGTTCCGTAAATAAAATAAGGGGACTATAATCATCGATATTTGGTTAATTTCTTTCTGTATGTATATTATCTTCTTTTGGGAACAGAGATTTGGCAATTAATCTACGCATTACTCTATGCGACTGGTTCCGTGCTGTTCAACTTTACCGTATGGGTTCGGGAGTGTCCGACCAACAAATGGAAACCGCATGGCGCGAAATTGGCAACCATTTTGCAAGTTTACGCTCTTGGTAAGAACAAGATGTCACCAAATTTCGGGAAGTGTGTACTTCGAAAACAAACAAGCTTTTTTTACTGAACTGTTCACAGGGAGAGCGCAAAggaatattatgaaaaatcacATCACTTAGAGGGTTTAATGGATGCGCTTTATCATCTTGAGAGATTTGATGAGTTGGAACAATGCATTGATAAATTGCCTGAAAAAAGTCcattattggcaaaaatagCCGAGATGTTGGCATCAGTTGGTAAGTAACATTGTTAGGCCATACCGTAAATATGAAGTTATTAAACTTCATTCATTTATAGGAATGTGTACAGAGGCAGTCAAGGCGTACTTAAAAATGGGCGATCCTAAATCGGCAGTAAATGTTTGTGTTAATCTGCGACAATGGGGAGAAGCGGTGCAGCTTGCTCGTAAATTCGATATGCCACAAATTGGAGAATTGTTAAGCAAGCATGCAGCTCAGCTCATCAAAGAGGATCGTCTACCAGAAGCAATTGAACTACAAAAGAAAGCTGGATTTTATTTAGAAGCCGCGCGTTTGCTAGGTAAACTGGCACAACGAGAAGTCGAAAAGGATTCCAGTATGCTACGCATTAAAAAGCTCTATATTCTAGCTGCATTATTATCCGAGGAACATCTAAAATCATTGAGTACAATAGAATTGAGTTACAAAGTGGATAGAAATTCCATATTGGACACTATGAGTCCAGAAGACGCACACGTCGTAGAACATATGTGGCATGCAGCAGAAGCTTATCATTTTATGTAAGCACAAATACTAATACATACTAATACATTTGTGGATATGTTATTATATTGAATTTTGTACAGGATGTTAGCACAGCGTCAGTTACGTTTTGGTATTACACGCAATGCTGTCGTTACTGCATTGCGCTTGTGCGATTACGATGATATCTTGCCAACAGAagatgtatataatatactcgCGCTTTCTTGCTGTGCAGATCGATCATTTGGTGGgtacaaaatattttggtattggaattaatttatcgaaacaaaaattaacattagctaCATGCGTCAAGGCTTTTACCAAGCTAGAATGCTTGGAGAGTATACCGGAGTATAGAGTTCAGGAATATAAAAGGCTCgcggaaaatatattttcaaagtatACATCTGAAGATACCAGAAATGAAATGGTTAAATGTTACGCATGCAACTCGCCGGTACCCGATAGGTTCGGATCTTCATTTTTAAGATATCTCTATACACATGTgtagtgaaataaataaatcttttcTAGTCTGCCAGCCTGTAGCATTTGTGATGTTCGCTTTCCAGCATGTGTGTCATCAGGCAAACCCATCACTCAACCCACCAGCAATATTTGGATTTGTGGCATTTGTCATCATTGTGCCATCCCAGTTGAAATCTCACGACATCATACCTGTCCTCTTTGTCACAGTTTGATAATTTCAATGACAgttgaaatttaatgaaaagttcaaagaattatttcatttaaactacttaaataaaaacatttatattactAATTGCTAAATTATTAATTCTAAGAAGAAACAGTCAAGCTAGCGAAGCGAAGTATCTCTACCTATTTAGTAGGCCTAGGCGACTGCGATAGAGTTAGACGAAGTGTTGTAATAAAAGAGGGAGGGTACAATAGACTGAAGATCAAAGTTCATctataattgaataaaatgtaatacaaatatacaatggTGCTGTTATAATTAGAACCGGCTCTGtggtaaataattaaaactattaattgaaattaacatagcaacacattttatttgagttttacaTAAAAACAATATGAAtcctatttttaagaaaatgagctaaacataaaaaaaaacaaattttgtctGGTCTTTTGATTAGAAACGATAGTAATAACTTACAATATCTATACAAAATGGattagatttttaatattttgttggatAACACgtatttttaacacattttccaGCCTTCGAAGAAAACTTTGAATTAAATGTTGGCATATTTACCGCTGTTTCACATTTGTTTAACCATTTGAAACAATTCGTTATTATTTCGCGTATTCTTAAGATCTTGTTTCACAATTGCCCATAAGTTTTCAATTGGGTTGAGGTAGGGACATGGTGGACGACAGCGCAGGTCATCAGTATTTTTATCCGAAAACCAGCTCTTCACTATCCTTGAGGTGTGTTTTGAGTCATTGTCATGCTGGAAAATGTGATGGATTGGCACAGTATATTTCAAAGGCATATGGTTCCATTACGTTATCCAAAATGTTTTTACATTGATGTTGGTCAATTATACTTTGAACACGGATAATTGAGCCAACACCACGACAGGAAAAGGCTCCTCAAACTATAACAGATTCTCCGCTATGTTATACTATTTCCACAGAGTACCTGGGGTTTAGGGTCATGTTTTCCATTCGATAGGAATAAATTGAACTTTTACTCGTCACTCCAGAGTACTCTATTGCAGTATTGGGAATTTTTTACATTGCATTTGCAAATCTTAACCGCTtcttaatatttagtttttgataCGAGGGGTTTTTATTGCCAATGAACGCACGAAGGCCCAATTCTTGTAAGCGCCTCCTTATCGtccgaatttcttcattaatttgATATCTTACTTTAGCCTTTATTTCACGAGAGATCGTGAACGGACTCCCTCAGTCAAttacagacagtcaaccggatttcaacttttctcgtcatcctgattatttatgtatatatatataaccctacatctatctcgtttagttttaggtgatacgtacaccttttaggtgaacaaaactataataatctgtagcaactgggtgcaagagtataaaaactccACTTTTCTAATTGCATGGCCAGCCAAGAAACACAAACCGGGAaatcaattttgattttttgtaataaCCATTTAGCAAATTGCCATGTATTTACTTACAAAACCCGTTCATTGTGTACACTATGAATAACGGTACTCATAATTTACAGTGCACGATTTTTTCTAGTACATATATGGTTTCTAATTGTAAGGCCACCactgtatatacaaatttattgcaaatgaaAGGCTTAAAACTGAAAACCCAATAGCCTTGCCAAAACATTAGCACTTAAATCTTAGAAAATATAGCGATTACAACATAATAACTGGCTGGAGTGTATTTGTGACATAAAATATCGAGTCATAAGACATatttaatagtaataaaatagCCATAGCCAAGAGCTATTATACTAactgtacatataaatacaaatgtatgtatatttaatgcaaaaacaTTCACTATGATTATGTATTAATTGTTATATAATGAATACAAGTTTTGTGTATTTTCCTGTTGATTACTCAATATCTGCTGTGAacttccattatttgtttttttccaattctccCATTCTAGGGGATGCATTTTCTTTTTATGCgaatgcatatttgcatttgaattGGAAGTACGCGTACAAAATGGACATTTGTAAAGAATTTCACCAGTATGTTGTGCCATATGTTCCTGAAAATACGAATGAAGACAAATTGATATAATTATACGTTGATAGAGTAAATTAAATGGaactattataaattaattaatttttacccGCAAATAAATCGCTCGCTTAAAAGTCTTTTTGCATTCCTCGCAGGTAAATACGACATTTGAATGAACCCGATATTTATGTCTTGTTAAAGCATCTTGATTTTTACATTCCCGTCCGCATGTTTCACACGTGACCGCTTTTTGATCTTTGGTATGTAATCTTCGTATATGTCGTCGAAGATTATCTTCATCCTTGAGCCAACGATCACAACCATCCAATGTGCATTTTACCTTCGGACCACCATCATCGAAATGAGACCGTACATGCTTTTCAAATGACGCTTTATCCCGTATCTCTTTAGCGCACACATGACAAACATTGGTTGGTCGACGGTGCCGCATGCATACGTGAATTTTCAAAAGGTCATTACTGGCGAAGCGACTATTAGGACATAGGTCACAAACGAATATTCGCTCGTTCTGGGGCACATGCGAGTTCTTATGAATTTCAAGTTTCTTTTGGCAAGGAAATCTCTTAGGACATTGATCACAATTGTAATTTAGTTCCTCCTCTGGTGCATGGGCAGTTATCATATGACGGGAGAGTGTTGACTGTtccgcaaaattttttttacagtctTTACACCTTTAACGGAATTAGAATTATAAACCATAATATAGACCCATATATTTAACATACCTAAAAAACTCAGGATTGTCGTGTTTATACGCGTGACGTACGATCTCAAGAgggtgaaataattttttattgcaacatCTTAcgtatgattttatttttggatgCTGTTTTCTGAAGTGTTTCCTAACTGAAGAATAGTCCTCGCTGATAAATGTGCACAACTCGCAGATCATAGGAATGTATTTTTTAACCATCTCTTTGTCTTCCGAACTTGATTTAATACTTGATCGACCTTTCATCTTTTTCGGACAATCATTTGGTTTTGTAGATTTATCTCTTTCATTTTTACGCTTCATTTTTTTAGAGCTTAAAAATTTCCGTGTTACGTATTTTTGCTTCTTTCGGATTTCTGAATTTGTTGATTTCATGTCTTTAAGCAAAATAATATGAAAGAGTTAATAGgtgctcatacatatatacattcacaTGCCTTATATTACCTGCAACCTTAGGCAAATTGTTTGCATCATTCTTAGATTCAAGTTTctcgaaaatgtcattttttattttatgggaGCTTAGTTCACTAAAAGGATTTAGCAAGTCCGTTTCAGTATTTGTTGCTTCGTTACTAATTGAAGAGGGCATTTCTAGTTCGCAAAATTGGTTTATATCCTCACTCGAGTTGTCTGTTGACTTTTTAGCCTTCGAATTTGTTTTTTCATCTGGTTCTTCTTTAATACTTAGATCAGGATCAATAAATTCAATGTCCATTAATTCACTTAGGGGCTCCTTTTTAATGCTGTTATCAGCAAGTACCGAATGAGCCTGTTCTACCATCTTATAAAATTGGTGAAAGTTGTTTAATTTTAACCAGCACGATGGACAAATCGCTGCATATATGTCATCATCAGAAtgtaactaaaataatttatgtaggATCTATACAAGAAATCTTTATTCagtatatgtgtataagtatgtaccTTAAACCAAAAGTGTAACCCGATAATATCAGCAATACCCATTTGAACACCTTCTTCTTTGAATATGCCTAGCAAACCATCTGAATATTTGACACAAAGTTTgcaaaacatattaaaaattattttaatcccACAAAATACACATCAAATGTTATCACAAAGAACAATCCTCAATGTACAAAGAAGTAGCGAAaccttaaatttttaacaaaaattaacatgGCTGTCTATGGTGAATCAGGGTTGCGGTATTTCATATTCACCAATATGAGTTGCGTATTGTCAAAAACTACATCAATATTTactatgtttattttttatttccgctCGCATATATtctattatagaaaatttgtatattctATCCAGGTAGACCATTTAACTCCCCGGAAGACGGAGCAAACGTGTAAGTgacttgttattgttcacttttgtaAACGTtaaacttttcttaattttgttcatcgtagatttgtacatatgtgtcgCCACTTGAAGTTCAATTGTTTTCTCGCTCTAACTAATGACAAATATGgcatgttgttttgttttaacaGAATTAAACAGAGTTTGTTATCAAATCTCTTTACTGTCTGTTAAGTTatggaaaaacaagaaaaaacgttaacttcggttgtaccgaagctaaatacccttcacaggtgcatttctgttagtaactatgtgtttagtttggaagctatatgctatagtaatccgttctgaacaatttcttcggagattaccctgctgtcttagaaaataatctctactaaatttcgtgaaaatatcttgtcaaatgtgaaagttttccatacaagcatttgattccgatcgttcagtttgtatggcagctatatgttatagtggtccgatatcggccattccgacaaatgagcagcttcttgaagagaaaatgtcgtttgcaaaatttcaaaaggatatcttaaaagctgagggactagttcgcatatatacagacggacggacggacggacagacagacggacatggctaaatcgactcagctcaacatactgatcatttatatatatactttatagggtctccgactcttccttctgggtgttacaaacatcgtgacaaacttaatataccctgttcagtgtataaatataataatgttattgctttaatgttataaaatataaatttgggtaacaaatacttattttttatgcataacaCATAGGTCAGTTATGCGCtaacaaaagtatttgttacccaaatttattgtttataacattaaaaaaataacaaaattatattttttccataactTTTGACCCTTGCTACTACTAGGAGCTCTTTGCAAgtttttttcaagtatttttcttaattttcttgtTTCCACCCATATCCGAAAACCATCGCGATCCTTTGCCATCTCAGCCAAAGTAACGGCGCAGATAAAGACCACATCTTCTCGTTCTAGCGGATGTTTaagatgaaatttaaattttagtaaattggaatattttttacacacacgTGCACGATATGCTCGTACAATTCCGGTCATTGTCGATATCGCCCGTTTAGATGCCTTGTCCTTCAAAATGTATTAAATGCTATTGGAATCGCGCAAAACCTTTATCATACAACCATCGGGTAACTgtagtaaagaaaaaaacattatattagTAAAATTCGTTAGTTGAAAGCTATTGGTGACCAGCACAGTTGTTTCTAACGCTACTCCATGTTCCATCACGATGTCATAGGTGATACGAGTATTATTAATTGTAATGATCGTATTGCAAGATTCTCTTTCAGCTGCATCAAAAGCAAGCAGctgtaaaaaagtaatttcttaattttattaagcttCTTTTGtctaactttattattatactaatatatgtacatatgtgctaaGTGCCACTAACCTGAAACAGATATCGcgatatactacatacatacatatgtacataagtatatgttgGGGATTTTGTTCGTCGATGATTCCATTATTTAACACTTTACACATTTCCTTCATTACTCTTAAAGAACCTAACTGTTCCTGTCCCTCTTCTCTTTATTAGCAGAATACGATCAGACCTAATTCTGTAACAGATTAGCGGCCTTTACACGGTCAGATATGTGTGACAACATGTGTGACATCACACCAAGTTTGACCGTGTAAAGGAGGAAAAAACATGCTTGTCACGCatgttcaaagtttttaaacttgtttaatttttctgctGGTAT includes:
- the LOC105230641 gene encoding WD repeat-containing protein 35 isoform X1 — its product is MFVYLSKKIAIPNNVKLNCIAWNKEHGYIAVAGSEGLLKVLKLEQASSGPNKGNLAAVSNLSMNQTLDGHKEGVKVVTWNESQQKLTSSDLDGVIMVWMIYKGSWYEEMTNDRKKSTVNSMCWTSDGAKICIVYEDGAIIVGSVDGNRIWGKELKNTHLTSVQWSPDNRLILFGLANGECHLYDNQGNFAMKLNIQCVTLSPNRNFRISALCWYSGRAPSNRPVLAVCFETCKLQIMRNESDDAPVIIDTGMRNIAAEWNQDGSVLSVCGILIDFNTSKESNQVNFYSPFGHLIRTLKVPGNEISSLSWEGKSLRIAMAVDSFIYFANIRPDYMWCYFEKTVVFLNKSNTNQTRNSMTNVITFWNTVSNQSFLKEVEPALGMAACNEHCVLAVECLNSNMKENIVTVSTNPIQSDDKCYQLMLCNSIGTTVDSKYTDMKPNFIAINFGHVTISSFDEVLIWHYNTPKSAANLHGAKGRKENRFHIDDTPTGVEMAKDLVIATGGASYDKKAYKQHVNIDPICALAMSEKILLVARSSGTINEYSVPNVALRNRHKINTKPYKLSINCNSSRAAVIDDVGVMTLLDLEDDRQSQLNFSRVERKDVWAVCWAKDNPLLLALMEKTRMYVFRGNDPEEPISCSGYICAFEDLEITSVLLDDIISGDETQNSVNHIIQLRVKSLRDTDDLLHHVGLEDAKQFIEDNPHPRLWRLLAEAALKKLELGIAENAFVRSANYQGIQLIKRMQNISAPMLQKAEVAAFYGEYEEAEKLYMDADRRDLAINLRITLCDWFRAVQLYRMGSGVSDQQMETAWREIGNHFASLRSWESAKEYYEKSHHLEGLMDALYHLERFDELEQCIDKLPEKSPLLAKIAEMLASVGMCTEAVKAYLKMGDPKSAVNVCVNLRQWGEAVQLARKFDMPQIGELLSKHAAQLIKEDRLPEAIELQKKAGFYLEAARLLGKLAQREVEKDSSMLRIKKLYILAALLSEEHLKSLSTIELSYKVDRNSILDTMSPEDAHVVEHMWHAAEAYHFMMLAQRQLRFGITRNAVVTALRLCDYDDILPTEDVYNILALSCCADRSFATCVKAFTKLECLESIPEYRVQEYKRLAENIFSKYTSEDTRNEMVKCYACNSPVPDSLPACSICDVRFPACVSSGKPITQPTSNIWICGICHHCAIPVEISRHHTCPLCHSLIISMTVEI
- the LOC105230641 gene encoding WD repeat-containing protein 35 isoform X2, with translation MFVYLSKKIAIPNNVKLNCIAWNKEHGYIAVAGSEGLLKVLKLEQASSGPNKGNLAAVSNLSMNQTLDGHKEGVKVVTWNESQQKLTSSDLDGVIMVWMIYKGSWYEEMTNDRKKSTVNSMCWTSDGAKICIVYEDGAIIVGSVDGNRIWGKELKNTHLTSVQWSPDNRLILFGLANGECHLYDNQGNFAMKLNIQCVTLSPNRNFRISALCWYSGRAPSNRPVLAVCFETCKLQIMRNESDDAPVIIDTGMRNIAAEWNQDGSVLSVCGILIDFNTSKESNQVNFYSPFGHLIRTLKVPGNEISSLSWEGKSLRIAMAVDSFIYFANIRPDYMWCYFEKTVVFLNKSNTNQTRNSMTNVITFWNTVSNQSFLKEVEPALGMAACNEHCVLAVECLNSNMKENIVTVSTNPIQSDDKCYQLMLCNSIGTTVDSKYTDMKPNFIAINFGHVTISSFDEVLIWHYNTPKSAANLHGAKGRKENRFHIDDTPTGVEMAKDLVIATGGASYDKKAYKQHVNIDPICALAMSEKILLVARSSGTINEYSVPNVALRNRHKINTKPYKLSINCNSSRAAVIDDVGVMTLLDLEDDRQSQLNFSRVERKDVWAVCWAKDNPLLLALMEKTRMYVFRGNDPEEPISCSGYICAFEDLEITSVLLDDIISGDETQNSVNHIIQLRVKSLRDTDDLLHHVGLEDAKQFIEDNPHPRLWRLLAEAALKKLELGIAENAFVRSANYQGIQLIKRMQNISAPMLQKAEVAAFYGEYEEAEKLYMDADRRDLAINLRITLCDWFRAVQLYRMGSGVSDQQMETAWREIGNHFASLRSWESAKEYYEKSHHLEGLMDALYHLERFDELEQCIDKLPEKSPLLAKIAEMLASVGMCTEAVKAYLKMGDPKSAVNVCVNLRQWGEAVQLARKFDMPQIGELLSKHAAQLIKEDRLPEAIELQKKAGFYLEAARLLGKLAQREVEKDSSMLRIKKLYILAALLSEEHLKSLSTIELSYKVDRNSILDTMSPEDAHVVEHMWHAAEAYHFMMLAQRQLRFGITRNAVVTALRLCDYDDILPTEDVYNILALSCCADRSFATCVKAFTKLECLESIPEYRVQEYKRLAENIFSKYTSEDTRNEMVKCYACNSPVPDSEINKSFLVCQPVAFVMFAFQHVCHQANPSLNPPAIFGFVAFVIIVPSQLKSHDIIPVLFVTV
- the LOC125777422 gene encoding transcription factor grauzone-like — protein: MFCKLCVKYSDGLLGIFKEEGVQMGIADIIGLHFWFKLHSDDDIYAAICPSCWLKLNNFHQFYKMVEQAHSVLADNSIKKEPLSELMDIEFIDPDLSIKEEPDEKTNSKAKKSTDNSSEDINQFCELEMPSSISNEATNTETDLLNPFSELSSHKIKNDIFEKLESKNDANNLPKVADMKSTNSEIRKKQKYVTRKFLSSKKMKRKNERDKSTKPNDCPKKMKGRSSIKSSSEDKEMVKKYIPMICELCTFISEDYSSVRKHFRKQHPKIKSYVRCCNKKLFHPLEIVRHAYKHDNPEFFRCKDCKKNFAEQSTLSRHMITAHAPEEELNYNCDQCPKRFPCQKKLEIHKNSHVPQNERIFVCDLCPNSRFASNDLLKIHVCMRHRRPTNVCHVCAKEIRDKASFEKHVRSHFDDGGPKVKCTLDGCDRWLKDEDNLRRHIRRLHTKDQKAVTCETCGRECKNQDALTRHKYRVHSNVVFTCEECKKTFKRAIYLREHMAQHTGEILYKCPFCTRTSNSNANMHSHKKKMHPLEWENWKKTNNGSSQQILSNQQENTQNLYSLYNN